The window GACGATCGCCCTCACCGCTTCGACGAAGGCGCCGGGCTCATTCAGCGCGTTCGGTACCTGATATTCCGCCGCGACAAAGCGCGAAGCGCCGGCGAGCGATCGCGCGCGCGTGGAGCAGACGACGACGTGGTGCCCCGCCGCACCCAGCGAGCGCGCCGCCGCCAGCGCGGCGCGCTGCTCTCCGTCCGTGATCAGGATCGTCGACACCGGGCTGGAAGGCGGCATCAGGAGCGGGGGGCCGCGGCCAATGTGTCCACCTCCACGGCGCTACCTTGCTGCTCGACATCAGATGGTTCGTCCGTTGCCTCGGCACGGTCGACAGGGCGCATTTCTGAGCTCGCCACGCGCGTCTTGCGCCGCCCTCGCTCTGCGATGACCTGCTCGTACAGTCCCTCGTATGCACGGATCTGCGCCGCCAGCGAGTAGCGTTCGATGGCGGCGTGGCGTGCAGCCTCTCCCAGGCTTGCCCGGCGGGCCGGTTCGCGACGCAGGGTCTCGATCGCGTCCGCGATCTCCCGCGCGGAGCCCGTGTGCACGAGCACCCCGGTGCGTCCGTGCTCGAGGATCTCCTCGGGTCCACCGCAGCGGGTGGCGACGACCGGGAGGCGGCTGACCATGGCCTGCACGGTCGCGATGGAGAAGCCCTCGCTGTCCGAGGTGACCGTGAAGAGGTCCATGGCGGCCAGGAGGCGTTCCGCATCGGAGCGGAAGCCGGTGAACTGGACGACATCGGCGAGTCCTAGCCGATCGCGCAGAGCGAACAGCTCCCCGTGGAGCTGCGGCGGCGTCTGGCCGACGACCACGAAGCGGTAGTCCGGAGATCGCTGCCGCAGAAGGGCCGCGGCCTCCAGGAAGAGGTCGTAGCGCTTGACCGGCCGCAGGTTTCCGAGCGCGCCTACCAGGAAGGCATCCTCCGGAACACCCAGCTCCGCGCGAGCGGCGGCCCGGTCCAGGCCTTCGTGCCGGCGCGGGTCCACCCCGTTGGGGATCACCGCCGTGCGTTCGCGCGGGAAGGGGCCCTCGGCCAGGAAGCTGTCGCGCAGTGAGTCCGAGACGAAGACCAGGCGCGACACCCCCCGGCGGATGAGACCGAACTTGAGCGCCTTGAGGCGTTCGCGGGGCGACAGGTCCCCCTGGCCGTGAATCGTCCCCACCACCGGCACGCCGGTCAGCATCCCCACGATCCCCGCCTCCACCGTGGGTCCGAAGAGGTGGCTGTGGATGACCTCGATGCCTTCGTCGCGGACCAGGCGTAGCAGTCGCCGGAAGAACGGGAGGTCGTAGAGGCGCCGCGCCGAGTCGATGCGTGGCTGGATGCCTGCCGCCGACAGCTCTCCCGCTAGCCAGTCGACCTCTGGCAGGATCGCCGTGGAGTGCCAACGGGACCGGTCCAGTCCTGTGACCAGAGCCA of the Longimicrobiaceae bacterium genome contains:
- a CDS encoding glycosyltransferase, whose amino-acid sequence is MKRILHFINTGGPGGAETVYLALVTGLDRSRWHSTAILPEVDWLAGELSAAGIQPRIDSARRLYDLPFFRRLLRLVRDEGIEVIHSHLFGPTVEAGIVGMLTGVPVVGTIHGQGDLSPRERLKALKFGLIRRGVSRLVFVSDSLRDSFLAEGPFPRERTAVIPNGVDPRRHEGLDRAAARAELGVPEDAFLVGALGNLRPVKRYDLFLEAAALLRQRSPDYRFVVVGQTPPQLHGELFALRDRLGLADVVQFTGFRSDAERLLAAMDLFTVTSDSEGFSIATVQAMVSRLPVVATRCGGPEEILEHGRTGVLVHTGSAREIADAIETLRREPARRASLGEAARHAAIERYSLAAQIRAYEGLYEQVIAERGRRKTRVASSEMRPVDRAEATDEPSDVEQQGSAVEVDTLAAAPRS